From the genome of Bacillus oleivorans:
CCGGAAACAACCCTTGTTGTACAAATGGAACCTGGTCCGATCCCAACTTTTACAACATCAGCCCCCGCTTCAATTAATGCTTTTGTTCCCTCAGCCGTTGCTACATTTCCGGCAATAATATTTAAATTAGGATATAAGCTTCTAATTTCTTTTACAGTATCTAAAACACCTTGGGAGTGACCATGAGCCGTGTCAACAACAATGGCATCTACCTTAGCCTGAACCAGCATTTCAACACGTTTCAAAGTATCCTTTGTTACTCCAACTGCTGCTGCAACTAACAGACGGCCTTGGTCATCTTTTGCTGCATTTGGAAATTCTATCACCTTTTCAATATCCTTAATTGTGATCAATCCTTTAAGGACCCCTTCTTCATCAACAAGTGGAAGTTTCTCAATTTTGTATTTTTGCAGGATACTTTCTGCTTCTTCCACCGTGGTTCCTACAGGACCAGTAACAAGCTCCTCTTTAGTCATGACATCACTGATCTTTAAGGAATAATCCGATATAAAACGTAAATCCCGATTCGTTAAAATGCCGACAAGCTTTTGTTCCTCTAAATTGTTCACAATTGGAACACCTGAAATCCGATATTTTCCCATCAAATGCTCAGCATCATAGACTTGGTGCTCAGGAGTTAAAAAGAAAGGATCTGTTATAACCCCATTCTCAGAGCGTTTTACCCGGTCAACCTGTTCTGCCTGTTGCTCAATCGACATATTTTTATGGATAACACCAAGGCCTCCCTGACGTGCCATCGCAATTGCCATTTCGGCTTCGGTAACAGTATCCATCCCCGCGCTAATTATAGGAATATTAAGTTTCAGCGTATCGGTCAATTGAACTTTTAAGTCAACATCCTTTGGTAAAACTTCTGAATGCCCAGGAATTAACAACACATCATCAAACGTAAGACCCTCTTTTGCGAACTTATCTTCCCACATTTTTATAGCCTCCCGGAAAAAAATATTATTTGTAGGTTATCAATTGGTCAAACTAGTGTCAAGAAGGTAATAATATGTTCAATAATTCAAAAAATTTGGGGGACACATTGTGATTTCCAATTCTATATGGTCACAAATGGACATTTTTATGTCTGCTGCATTCGTTCAAAAAAAGTTAAAAACACATTATTTAAAACATAATTATGATTCCCAAAAAAGCTATGAGAATACTTACCGCTTCATGTATTTCTTAGAACAAGGCAAAGCCTATTATTCGCTTGCTGAACAGAGCCATCTTTCGATCAAACCAACCTTAATTTTTTATGGATATATCAATTTATTAAAAGCCTGTATTCTCTTGAATGACCCAAATTATCC
Proteins encoded in this window:
- the guaB gene encoding IMP dehydrogenase, coding for MWEDKFAKEGLTFDDVLLIPGHSEVLPKDVDLKVQLTDTLKLNIPIISAGMDTVTEAEMAIAMARQGGLGVIHKNMSIEQQAEQVDRVKRSENGVITDPFFLTPEHQVYDAEHLMGKYRISGVPIVNNLEEQKLVGILTNRDLRFISDYSLKISDVMTKEELVTGPVGTTVEEAESILQKYKIEKLPLVDEEGVLKGLITIKDIEKVIEFPNAAKDDQGRLLVAAAVGVTKDTLKRVEMLVQAKVDAIVVDTAHGHSQGVLDTVKEIRSLYPNLNIIAGNVATAEGTKALIEAGADVVKVGIGPGSICTTRVVSGVGVPQITAVYDSAIEAKKHGKTIIADGGIKYSGDIVKALAAGGHAVMLGSLLAGLSESPGETEIYQGRRFKVYRGMGSVGAMEKGSKDRYFQEDQKKFVPEGIEGRVPYKGPLSDTIFQLIGGIRSGMGYCGTKNLEELREKTKFVKITGAGLRESHPHNVQITKEAPNYSS